The following proteins are encoded in a genomic region of Phycisphaera sp.:
- a CDS encoding tryptophan 7-halogenase, translated as MVANANGTGGEGSEIVCDVAIVGGGPSGSTVATLLRKYNPDLSVLVLEKETFPREHVGESQLPAISPILNEMGVWDKVEAANFPVKLGASLTWGRDGEQWDFDFYPVEEFKDEPRPGKFEGQRTRTAFQVERSIYDTILLDHTAELGADVRQATQVREVLKDGDRVEGLKLDDGSVVRARHYVDASGTHALLRRAMGVESDAPKSLRNVAFWSYWDNVQWAVEIGVGGTRVQVRSLPYGWIWFIPLSPTRASVGLVCPADYHKTTGLSPEEIYHKALKDQEEIAGLMSDSEQTDKVYATKDWSQVADRVTGENWFVCGESAGFADPILAAGMTLAHGSARELAYTILEMERGELDKGWLKTSYDEKTRKNIRQHIRFAQFWYASNGCFKDLQEHCQNIADEAGLTLTPQEAWRWLAQGGFTNQTLDSANLGSFDLATARQIVGKFGDEEIDLEKETLSFMKYNKLTLDLRDVKDEKVAEYREGRVVPVQCVVRKGKVLPKTGPYPVLASMLMKSNDPNQVFGYLQQQIRGSQPPAKASQLMSQLVQAMEVMVVDGWVICENDPNRPVPNWSLGKNRQLRTTAEGQEAYNTSRGTKT; from the coding sequence TTGGTTGCGAACGCGAACGGAACGGGTGGAGAAGGAAGCGAGATCGTGTGCGATGTCGCCATCGTCGGTGGCGGCCCATCGGGCAGCACGGTGGCCACGCTCTTGCGCAAGTACAACCCCGACCTGAGTGTGCTGGTGCTCGAAAAAGAGACCTTCCCCCGCGAGCACGTGGGTGAGAGCCAGCTCCCGGCCATCAGCCCGATCCTCAACGAGATGGGCGTGTGGGACAAGGTCGAGGCGGCCAACTTCCCCGTTAAGCTCGGCGCCAGCCTCACCTGGGGCCGCGACGGCGAGCAGTGGGACTTCGACTTCTATCCCGTCGAGGAGTTCAAGGACGAGCCCCGGCCCGGCAAGTTCGAGGGCCAGCGTACGCGGACGGCCTTCCAGGTCGAGCGTTCCATCTACGACACCATCCTGCTCGATCACACTGCTGAACTCGGCGCTGACGTTCGGCAGGCGACCCAGGTGCGCGAGGTGCTCAAGGACGGCGATCGCGTCGAAGGGCTCAAGCTCGACGACGGCTCGGTCGTCCGCGCGAGGCATTACGTCGACGCCAGCGGCACCCACGCGCTGCTCCGCCGCGCCATGGGCGTCGAGAGCGACGCGCCCAAGAGCCTGCGCAACGTCGCGTTCTGGAGCTACTGGGACAACGTGCAATGGGCCGTGGAGATCGGCGTGGGCGGCACCCGTGTGCAGGTGCGCAGCCTGCCCTATGGCTGGATCTGGTTCATCCCGCTGAGCCCCACGCGTGCCAGCGTCGGGCTCGTGTGCCCGGCCGATTACCACAAGACCACCGGCCTCTCGCCCGAAGAGATCTACCACAAGGCCCTCAAGGACCAGGAAGAGATCGCCGGCCTGATGAGTGACTCCGAGCAGACCGACAAGGTCTACGCCACCAAGGACTGGTCCCAGGTGGCCGACCGGGTGACTGGCGAGAACTGGTTCGTCTGCGGCGAGTCGGCGGGCTTTGCCGACCCCATCCTGGCCGCCGGCATGACCCTGGCCCACGGCTCGGCCCGGGAGCTTGCGTACACCATCCTCGAGATGGAGCGCGGCGAGCTCGACAAGGGCTGGCTCAAGACCAGCTACGACGAGAAGACACGCAAGAACATCCGCCAGCACATCCGCTTCGCGCAATTCTGGTACGCCTCGAACGGCTGCTTCAAGGACCTCCAGGAGCACTGCCAGAACATCGCCGACGAGGCCGGGCTCACACTGACACCCCAGGAAGCCTGGCGATGGCTGGCCCAGGGCGGCTTCACCAACCAGACGCTCGACTCGGCCAACCTGGGCTCGTTCGACCTGGCCACGGCCAGGCAGATCGTGGGCAAGTTCGGCGACGAGGAAATCGACCTCGAAAAAGAGACCCTGAGCTTCATGAAGTACAACAAGCTCACCCTCGACCTGCGCGACGTGAAGGACGAGAAGGTGGCCGAGTATCGCGAGGGCCGCGTCGTGCCCGTGCAGTGCGTCGTGCGTAAGGGGAAGGTGCTGCCCAAGACCGGGCCCTACCCCGTGCTCGCGAGCATGCTCATGAAGAGCAACGACCCCAACCAGGTGTTCGGCTATCTCCAGCAGCAGATCCGCGGCTCGCAGCCGCCCGCCAAGGCCTCCCAGTTGATGAGCCAGCTCGTGCAGGCGATGGAGGTCATGGTCGTCGACGGCTGGGTGATCTGCGAGAACGATCCCAATCGGCCCGTGCCCAACTGGAGCCTCGGCAAGAACCGCCAGCTCCGCACGACCGCCGAGGGGCAAGAGGCGTACAACACCTCACGCGGCACCAAGACATGA
- the pckA gene encoding phosphoenolpyruvate carboxykinase (ATP): MPSQTSQTLASLDLSAARTLRNLPPARLVEMALAAGEGRLAAGGAMVCLTGDRTGRSPTDKYLEDTPAIHDKIDWGKVNQAMTAEQFELAERIATDHLNAQDKVFCFEGFAGADPAYRLGVRVVTEQAWHNLFASTLFIRQGTRAASGSTDWKHDWTILNAGKHKLTAEEAEQFGVKGPIIIAQSLERKTVVILGTEYAGEIKKSIFYAMNFDMPEVGVFPMHCSANVATDDPSNVALFFGLSGTGKTTLSADPDRALIGDDEHGWSDKGVFNFEGGCYAKCIKLSKETEPQIWDAIKFGSVLENVVIDDETREPDYDDGSITENTRVTYPVDFIPGAAIPSIGQHPRNVIFLTADAFGVMPPVSKLTPEQAMYYFINGYTSKLAGTEAGVTEPQPNFSACFGAPFMPRPPAEYAGMLAERIKKHNANVWLLNTGWTGGPYGVGSRFKLGYTRAMVSAILSGELAKAQYVEHEVLGLHMPTAVPGVPQEVLHPRNTWKDGKAYDEKARDLARRFRENDTKYEMTDAVRGSGPKA; the protein is encoded by the coding sequence ATGCCTAGCCAGACAAGCCAGACGCTCGCCAGCCTCGACCTATCCGCCGCTCGCACCCTCCGCAACCTGCCGCCCGCGCGGTTGGTGGAGATGGCTCTGGCCGCCGGCGAGGGCCGCCTGGCCGCCGGTGGCGCGATGGTGTGCTTGACAGGGGACCGGACCGGTCGCAGCCCGACCGACAAGTACCTCGAGGACACCCCCGCCATCCACGACAAGATCGACTGGGGCAAAGTCAACCAAGCAATGACTGCCGAGCAGTTCGAGTTGGCCGAGCGGATCGCCACCGACCACCTGAACGCCCAGGACAAGGTCTTCTGCTTCGAGGGCTTCGCCGGGGCCGACCCGGCGTACCGCCTGGGCGTGCGCGTCGTCACCGAGCAGGCCTGGCACAACCTCTTCGCCAGCACGCTGTTCATCCGACAGGGCACCCGCGCTGCCAGCGGCTCGACCGACTGGAAGCACGACTGGACCATCCTGAACGCCGGGAAGCACAAGCTGACAGCCGAAGAGGCCGAGCAGTTCGGCGTCAAGGGCCCGATCATCATCGCCCAGTCGCTCGAGCGCAAGACGGTGGTCATCCTGGGCACCGAATACGCCGGCGAGATCAAGAAGAGCATCTTCTACGCGATGAACTTCGACATGCCGGAAGTTGGCGTGTTCCCCATGCACTGCTCGGCCAACGTGGCCACAGACGACCCGAGCAACGTGGCGCTGTTCTTCGGCTTGAGCGGCACGGGCAAGACCACGCTGAGTGCCGACCCGGACCGAGCCCTCATCGGCGACGATGAGCACGGCTGGAGCGATAAGGGCGTGTTCAACTTCGAGGGTGGTTGCTACGCGAAGTGCATCAAGCTCTCGAAGGAGACCGAGCCGCAGATCTGGGACGCCATCAAGTTCGGCAGCGTGCTCGAGAACGTGGTCATCGACGACGAGACCCGCGAGCCCGATTACGACGACGGGTCGATCACCGAGAACACCCGCGTGACGTACCCGGTGGACTTCATCCCCGGGGCGGCCATCCCTTCCATCGGCCAGCATCCGCGCAACGTGATCTTCTTGACGGCCGACGCGTTCGGCGTGATGCCCCCGGTGAGCAAGCTGACGCCCGAGCAGGCGATGTACTACTTCATCAACGGCTACACCAGCAAGCTCGCGGGCACCGAGGCGGGCGTGACCGAGCCGCAGCCCAACTTCAGCGCGTGCTTTGGGGCACCCTTCATGCCCCGTCCACCCGCCGAGTACGCGGGCATGCTGGCCGAGCGCATCAAGAAGCACAACGCCAACGTCTGGCTGCTCAACACGGGCTGGACCGGTGGGCCATACGGCGTGGGCAGCCGCTTCAAGCTGGGCTACACCCGCGCGATGGTGTCGGCCATCCTGAGCGGCGAGCTGGCCAAGGCCCAGTACGTCGAGCACGAGGTGCTCGGGCTGCACATGCCCACGGCGGTGCCCGGCGTGCCGCAAGAGGTGCTGCACCCGCGCAACACCTGGAAGGACGGCAAGGCCTACGACGAGAAGGCCCGCGACCTGGCCCGCCGCTTCCGAGAGAACGACACCAAGTATGAGATGACCGACGCGGTGCGCGGCAGTGGGCCGAAGGCCTGA
- a CDS encoding fructosamine kinase family protein — MAELAQTISNALGTPVHGLAEMHGGCIARVVRGTAEGRGPFVAKIGDGTSDLTIESGMLADLGRKNVLPVPGVWHSSPDLLVMERLPGSTGVDAQAQRHLAELLAELHGLEGPAFGYERDTLIGPLTQPNGQEDSWARFFGRHRVLHFAGLAEQRGALPGGGLETARRLADAMEREPDRFTAPGERPALIHGDLWSGNMLSVGGRVTGLIDPAIYCADREIELAFMGLFGCVGKAFFDRYHELRPIAPDFFERRQGMYRIYPLLVHAVLFGGGYGRQAVGAMQRALGG, encoded by the coding sequence GTGGCCGAACTCGCGCAGACCATCTCGAACGCATTGGGCACACCCGTTCACGGCCTCGCCGAGATGCATGGCGGTTGTATCGCGCGCGTCGTGCGTGGGACGGCAGAGGGCCGGGGGCCATTCGTTGCCAAGATCGGCGATGGCACGAGCGACCTCACCATCGAATCGGGCATGCTCGCGGATCTTGGCCGTAAGAACGTGTTGCCCGTGCCCGGCGTTTGGCACTCGAGCCCCGATCTGTTGGTGATGGAACGCCTGCCCGGCTCCACGGGTGTCGATGCCCAAGCCCAGCGGCACCTGGCCGAGTTGCTGGCTGAGCTCCATGGCTTGGAAGGCCCGGCCTTCGGCTACGAGCGGGACACACTCATCGGGCCGCTCACCCAGCCCAACGGCCAGGAAGATTCCTGGGCACGATTCTTCGGCCGCCATCGGGTGCTGCACTTCGCAGGGTTGGCCGAGCAACGCGGGGCCTTGCCGGGGGGCGGTCTAGAAACTGCGAGGCGACTGGCGGACGCCATGGAGCGGGAGCCCGATCGGTTCACGGCTCCGGGCGAACGCCCCGCGCTCATCCACGGCGACCTGTGGTCGGGCAACATGCTGAGCGTGGGCGGCCGGGTGACGGGTCTCATCGACCCGGCGATCTACTGCGCCGACAGGGAGATCGAGCTGGCGTTCATGGGTTTGTTCGGATGTGTGGGCAAGGCGTTCTTTGACCGGTACCACGAGCTGCGACCCATCGCGCCGGACTTTTTCGAGCGTCGCCAGGGGATGTACCGGATCTACCCGCTTCTGGTCCACGCCGTTCTGTTCGGCGGCGGGTATGGCCGGCAGGCGGTGGGCGCAATGCAACGAGCCTTGGGGGGCTGA
- a CDS encoding response regulator gives MRFAQEVDVNDFIRLDPLSNNFSLENVDPDKLDGRILLVTPNDIDRKLIEVYLSETSLKMVHVAAYDEVLAQFTEPFDVVLCDFDMDTAAAAEGIQGMRSAGHAVPVIAIAGDPSEATKATIRESRASALVPKPIERNALLRALAEFILLGRGAGDDLPPPQPKQETDPSLKALADLFAQDLKKFAEEIASCTQSGDEKNLRYICARIRGTGPLLGHGNVADAAGKVLTILDAEDGSIETAEEALNSLTSLCKLARAA, from the coding sequence TTGCGCTTCGCGCAAGAGGTCGACGTCAACGACTTCATCCGGCTCGACCCGCTCAGCAACAACTTCTCGCTCGAGAACGTCGATCCGGACAAGCTCGACGGCCGCATCCTGCTGGTGACGCCCAACGACATCGATCGCAAGCTGATCGAGGTGTACCTGTCGGAGACCTCGCTCAAGATGGTCCACGTGGCCGCGTATGACGAGGTCTTGGCGCAGTTCACCGAACCATTCGATGTGGTCCTGTGCGACTTCGACATGGACACCGCCGCGGCGGCCGAGGGCATCCAGGGTATGCGGTCGGCCGGGCACGCGGTGCCGGTGATCGCTATAGCTGGCGACCCCTCGGAGGCGACCAAAGCCACGATCCGAGAGTCTCGCGCGAGCGCGCTGGTGCCCAAGCCCATCGAGCGGAACGCACTCTTGCGAGCACTAGCCGAGTTCATCCTGCTCGGCCGCGGTGCCGGCGATGACCTGCCCCCGCCCCAGCCCAAACAGGAAACCGACCCCTCGCTCAAGGCCCTGGCGGATCTCTTCGCCCAGGACCTCAAGAAGTTCGCCGAAGAGATCGCTTCGTGTACCCAGTCGGGCGATGAGAAGAACCTCCGCTATATCTGCGCCCGCATCCGCGGTACCGGGCCGCTGCTGGGCCACGGCAACGTCGCCGACGCGGCGGGAAAAGTGCTCACGATCTTGGACGCCGAGGACGGCTCGATCGAGACCGCCGAAGAGGCGCTCAACTCGCTGACGAGCCTGTGCAAGCTGGCCCGGGCGGCCTGA
- a CDS encoding DNA gyrase subunit B — translation MATDDATTPDTTATDAPKKGDYGAEQISVLEGLEAVRKRPGMYIGGTGIGALHHLVYEVVDNSIDEAMADFASIVLVTIQADGSVKVVDDGRGIPVDPVKNDDPTLNGKSAIEVVMTKLHAGGKFGQEGSAYKVSGGLHGVGVSCVNALSSLLEVEVYRDGKVHTMSFSRGHVAEPLRVVGKIPENASRTTGTSITFVPDAEIFPVVEFSYDTLANRLRELSFLNPGVVIRLRDERVDADGKPRDETFKAEEGLLAYVNHLMSGKTAVCVPIHIRKDDEERSMVCEVALQYHDGYNETLLTFANNINNVDGGTHGQGFKVALTRTLNNYARKVGIIREKDPTPSGDDLREGLISIISVKLPDPAFNNQPKEKLLNPEIEPFVAQAVTDALGTWLEEHPAEAKRVCMKGILAAQAREAARKARELTRRKSALDSGSMPHKLSDCKTKDVERSELYLVEGDSAGGSAKQCRDVETQAVLPLKGKILNVEKARIDKVLAFEEIRTMVAALKCGIGAEFDHSKLRYGRIVIMTDADVDGSHIRTLLLTFFFRQMPELIRRGRIFVAQPPLFQVSRGKSHRYVINERELSAMLTGEAIKYSSLLVRKPFEEGELPPSGDAPLERRIEGDDVAKTVKLLERLTELSVVAERRGVKFIDLIASRHDAAAGEGGLPTHRVAWRGGAEWAWSEEAALAIVEKNDLRLEESEAPEPDETSEDTETSETANTQAKPAAETTDPMSARPIATIRELHENRELDSIFTQLGELGLDITDWDLRQEEAVTGEKLPARFAWEVPQSGKAESENGTKEGGKVRVAEAANLASIVPALHDIGRKGIDVKRFKGLGEMDAEQLWETTMDPEVRTLMRVTMDQAAKAETLFTTLMGEQVEPRRKFIEEHALEAKNLDV, via the coding sequence ATGGCTACAGACGACGCCACCACCCCCGACACGACCGCTACCGACGCACCCAAGAAGGGCGATTACGGGGCCGAGCAGATCAGCGTACTCGAGGGCCTCGAGGCCGTCCGCAAGCGGCCTGGCATGTACATCGGCGGTACGGGCATTGGCGCGTTGCACCACCTTGTGTACGAGGTCGTCGACAACTCCATCGATGAGGCGATGGCCGACTTCGCCAGCATCGTGCTGGTGACCATCCAGGCCGACGGGTCGGTCAAGGTCGTCGACGACGGCCGCGGCATCCCCGTCGACCCGGTGAAAAACGACGACCCGACGCTCAACGGCAAGAGCGCCATCGAGGTCGTGATGACCAAGCTGCACGCTGGCGGCAAGTTTGGCCAGGAGGGCAGCGCGTACAAGGTCTCCGGCGGTCTTCACGGCGTGGGCGTGAGTTGCGTGAACGCGCTCTCGAGCCTGCTCGAGGTCGAGGTGTACCGCGATGGCAAGGTCCACACCATGAGCTTCTCGCGTGGGCACGTGGCCGAGCCGCTGCGCGTGGTGGGCAAGATCCCCGAGAACGCGTCGCGCACAACGGGCACCAGCATCACCTTCGTGCCCGATGCGGAGATCTTCCCGGTCGTCGAGTTCAGCTACGACACGCTGGCCAACCGGCTGCGCGAGCTGAGCTTCCTGAACCCCGGCGTGGTTATCCGCCTGCGCGACGAGCGCGTCGACGCCGACGGCAAGCCGCGCGACGAGACGTTCAAGGCCGAGGAGGGCCTGCTCGCCTACGTCAACCACCTGATGAGCGGCAAGACCGCCGTGTGCGTGCCCATCCACATCCGCAAGGACGACGAGGAGCGTTCGATGGTGTGCGAGGTGGCGCTCCAGTACCACGACGGGTACAACGAGACGCTGCTGACCTTCGCCAACAACATCAACAACGTCGACGGCGGCACGCACGGGCAGGGCTTCAAGGTCGCCCTCACACGCACGCTGAACAACTACGCTCGAAAAGTGGGCATCATCCGCGAGAAGGACCCAACGCCCAGCGGCGACGACCTGCGCGAGGGGCTGATCTCGATCATCTCGGTGAAGCTGCCCGACCCGGCCTTTAACAACCAGCCCAAGGAAAAGCTACTCAACCCCGAGATCGAGCCCTTCGTGGCCCAGGCCGTCACCGACGCCTTGGGCACCTGGCTCGAGGAACACCCCGCCGAGGCCAAGCGGGTGTGCATGAAGGGCATCCTGGCGGCCCAGGCGCGCGAGGCGGCCCGCAAGGCCCGGGAGCTCACACGCCGCAAGAGCGCACTCGACTCGGGCAGCATGCCCCACAAGCTGAGCGACTGCAAGACCAAGGACGTGGAACGCAGCGAGTTGTACCTGGTCGAGGGTGACTCGGCCGGCGGCAGCGCCAAGCAGTGCCGAGACGTCGAGACCCAGGCGGTGCTGCCGCTCAAGGGCAAGATCCTGAACGTCGAGAAGGCGCGCATCGACAAGGTGCTGGCGTTCGAGGAGATCCGCACCATGGTGGCCGCGCTCAAGTGCGGCATCGGGGCGGAATTCGACCACAGCAAGCTGCGGTACGGTCGCATCGTCATCATGACCGACGCCGACGTGGACGGCAGCCACATCCGCACGCTGCTGCTCACGTTCTTCTTCCGGCAGATGCCCGAGCTGATCCGGCGCGGCCGCATCTTCGTGGCCCAGCCGCCGCTGTTCCAGGTGTCGCGCGGCAAGAGCCACCGCTATGTCATCAACGAACGCGAGCTGAGCGCGATGCTCACCGGCGAAGCGATCAAGTACTCGAGCCTGCTCGTGCGCAAGCCGTTCGAGGAGGGCGAACTGCCCCCTAGCGGCGACGCGCCCCTGGAACGGCGCATCGAGGGCGACGACGTTGCGAAGACCGTCAAGCTACTCGAGCGGCTGACCGAGCTGAGCGTGGTGGCCGAGCGGCGCGGCGTGAAGTTCATCGACCTCATCGCCTCGCGTCACGATGCGGCGGCCGGCGAGGGCGGGCTGCCCACCCACCGCGTGGCCTGGCGCGGCGGTGCCGAGTGGGCGTGGAGCGAGGAGGCGGCGCTGGCGATCGTCGAGAAGAACGACCTCCGGCTGGAAGAGAGCGAAGCGCCCGAGCCCGACGAGACGAGCGAAGATACCGAAACTTCAGAAACGGCCAATACCCAGGCGAAGCCCGCTGCCGAGACAACGGACCCGATGAGCGCGCGCCCGATCGCGACCATCCGGGAATTGCACGAGAATCGCGAACTGGATTCGATCTTCACCCAACTGGGCGAGCTTGGGCTCGACATCACCGACTGGGATCTTCGCCAGGAGGAGGCCGTGACCGGCGAGAAATTGCCGGCCCGCTTCGCTTGGGAGGTGCCCCAGAGCGGCAAGGCCGAAAGCGAAAATGGCACCAAAGAGGGCGGCAAGGTGCGCGTGGCCGAAGCGGCCAACCTCGCGTCGATCGTGCCGGCCTTGCACGATATCGGACGCAAGGGCATCGACGTCAAGCGGTTCAAGGGCCTGGGCGAGATGGACGCCGAGCAGCTCTGGGAGACCACGATGGACCCAGAGGTGCGCACGCTGATGCGGGTAACGATGGACCAGGCGGCCAAGGCCGAGACTCTGTTCACAACGCTCATGGGCGAGCAAGTCGAGCCCCGCCGCAAGTTCATCGAGGAGCACGCGCTCGAAGCCAAGAACCTGGACGTGTGA
- a CDS encoding LysM peptidoglycan-binding domain-containing protein → MSLPSQGGIGFGGATRGRRRRGGGGGGRKILAAVLVIAVAGSLVWAFSSGGDSPENTNPDADSAGLALAQPQTRGPRRTIDPGRSEAGSARLVGTPSQAQHTEPQPQSRTVEQPEGQDQAAKQTPGDAPAGVLATPVQDTPVFTSPARPSAAVATLVERAEQALKANEPVAAREHYNQALMHERATTSDRASIRQQMAALNADLIFSPRVYPNDPFSTKYTVQGGDSLSRIAQNEGVATEWRLIQRVNRLSNPGGIFEGQTLKLVRGPFNAVVTKSAYRMDVYIGPPEEIDQWVYVRSFPVGLGELDGTPVGAFTVRRHSKLIDPFWRNPRTGEEFSASDPENPIGEHWIGLEGLGQAEAFSGYGIHGTVEPESIGQSMSMGCVRMLPDDVALVYELLTEQISQVHIVE, encoded by the coding sequence ATGTCGCTGCCATCACAAGGCGGGATCGGATTTGGCGGGGCCACACGCGGACGCCGGCGTCGTGGTGGCGGCGGTGGAGGCCGGAAGATCCTGGCCGCCGTTCTCGTGATCGCCGTCGCGGGCAGCCTGGTCTGGGCCTTCAGTTCTGGCGGCGACTCGCCCGAGAACACGAACCCTGACGCGGACTCCGCCGGGCTCGCGCTAGCCCAGCCGCAGACTCGCGGCCCTCGCCGGACGATCGACCCTGGCCGGTCCGAAGCGGGCTCGGCCCGGCTGGTTGGCACTCCGTCCCAGGCGCAACACACCGAGCCGCAACCCCAGAGCCGCACCGTCGAGCAACCCGAGGGCCAGGACCAGGCCGCCAAGCAAACCCCCGGTGATGCGCCGGCGGGCGTGCTGGCCACGCCGGTCCAGGATACCCCGGTGTTCACCAGCCCCGCCCGCCCGAGCGCCGCGGTGGCGACGCTGGTCGAGCGTGCAGAGCAGGCATTGAAAGCCAACGAACCCGTGGCCGCCCGCGAGCACTACAACCAGGCCCTCATGCACGAGCGGGCGACCACCAGCGATCGGGCCAGCATCCGCCAGCAGATGGCCGCGCTGAACGCCGACCTGATCTTTTCGCCGCGCGTATATCCGAACGACCCGTTCTCGACGAAATACACCGTGCAGGGTGGTGACTCGCTGTCGCGCATCGCCCAAAACGAGGGCGTCGCCACCGAGTGGCGGCTCATCCAGCGCGTCAACCGCCTGAGCAACCCCGGCGGCATCTTCGAGGGCCAGACGCTGAAGCTCGTCCGCGGGCCGTTCAACGCTGTGGTCACCAAGTCGGCCTACCGCATGGACGTGTACATCGGCCCGCCCGAAGAGATCGACCAATGGGTGTACGTCCGCTCGTTCCCCGTCGGGCTGGGCGAGCTCGACGGCACGCCGGTGGGCGCGTTCACCGTCCGCCGGCACAGCAAGCTCATCGACCCATTCTGGCGCAACCCGCGCACGGGCGAGGAGTTCTCCGCCAGCGACCCGGAGAACCCCATCGGCGAGCATTGGATCGGCCTGGAGGGGCTTGGCCAGGCCGAGGCCTTCAGCGGCTACGGCATCCACGGCACGGTCGAGCCCGAGAGCATCGGCCAGTCGATGTCGATGGGCTGCGTGCGGATGCTGCCCGACGACGTGGCCTTGGTCTACGAACTCCTGACCGAGCAGATCAGCCAGGTCCATATCGTGGAATAA
- a CDS encoding 5-formyltetrahydrofolate cyclo-ligase — MRHDDTPEAGPKSELAREKSALRASARHAMETMAKEQSRAKAEALAERALSWPPMAMARRVMVYLSMAGEAGTGTLIERLLEAGVEVAGPRVDWDARTITPAQITDAMTDVVQGNLGVPEPAPSAPGMALETIDVILVPALAFDLRGFRLGRGAGFYDRLLADPRRTGLALGYGLEAQLVPRVPTEPHDARLDAIATERRLLEFNGPRIASVLGKLREPGAD, encoded by the coding sequence ATGCGCCACGACGACACACCCGAGGCCGGACCCAAGAGCGAACTCGCTCGCGAGAAGTCGGCCCTGCGCGCGTCGGCCCGCCACGCGATGGAGACGATGGCCAAAGAGCAATCGCGCGCCAAGGCCGAGGCATTGGCCGAGCGTGCGCTCTCGTGGCCGCCCATGGCGATGGCCCGCCGGGTGATGGTCTACCTGTCGATGGCGGGCGAGGCGGGCACCGGGACGCTGATCGAGCGGCTGCTGGAGGCGGGCGTCGAGGTGGCCGGCCCGCGCGTCGACTGGGACGCTCGGACCATCACGCCCGCGCAGATTACCGACGCGATGACCGACGTGGTCCAGGGGAATCTGGGCGTGCCCGAGCCCGCACCGAGCGCGCCGGGCATGGCGCTCGAGACCATCGACGTGATCCTCGTGCCGGCGCTGGCGTTCGACCTGCGGGGCTTCCGCCTCGGGCGCGGGGCCGGGTTCTACGATCGACTGTTGGCCGACCCGCGCCGCACGGGGCTGGCTCTTGGATACGGGCTCGAGGCCCAACTCGTGCCGCGCGTGCCCACCGAGCCACATGATGCGAGGCTCGACGCCATCGCCACCGAGCGGCGGCTGCTGGAATTCAACGGCCCGCGCATCGCCTCGGTGCTCGGCAAGCTCCGCGAGCCGGGAGCCGACTAA